A portion of the Blastochloris tepida genome contains these proteins:
- a CDS encoding RusA family crossover junction endodeoxyribonuclease — MRLEILIDGEPVPWARARSCGKRRWTPEPQASYMEVVKLSALSAMRASGGALLAGPLRITASFMCEPPTSWSNKKRVASEGLLKITRPDTDNYIKLIKDALQEVAYKDDAIAAQVMAEKRYSLTPRSLILVETVPLDVPGFI, encoded by the coding sequence ATGCGCCTCGAAATCCTGATCGACGGAGAGCCTGTGCCATGGGCGCGCGCCCGGTCGTGCGGAAAGCGGCGTTGGACGCCGGAACCGCAAGCCTCCTACATGGAAGTCGTCAAGCTGTCTGCCCTGAGCGCGATGCGCGCCTCTGGGGGGGCTCTGTTGGCCGGTCCGCTTCGGATCACAGCGTCGTTCATGTGCGAGCCGCCGACGAGCTGGTCCAACAAGAAACGCGTCGCGTCCGAGGGGCTTCTCAAGATCACGCGGCCGGACACGGACAACTACATCAAGCTCATCAAGGACGCCCTGCAGGAGGTCGCCTACAAGGACGACGCGATTGCCGCGCAGGTCATGGCGGAGAAGCGCTACAGCCTGACGCCGCGCTCGCTGATCCTGGTCGAGACCGTCCCTCTCGACGTCCCCGGGTTCATCTGA
- a CDS encoding transcriptional regulator, producing MSFTEREPNAAVVRAVDIVGTQSALAALCGYSQQAISSAATGLTRPSPDLALAIHFATGGEVGAHEVAPHIWHDARAVPNELPPHLIERRRQRDESRSKPACASKS from the coding sequence GTGTCATTCACCGAGCGCGAGCCCAACGCGGCCGTGGTGCGCGCCGTCGATATTGTCGGCACTCAATCTGCGCTCGCTGCGCTCTGCGGGTATTCCCAGCAGGCTATTTCGAGCGCCGCAACAGGCCTGACGAGGCCGTCTCCAGACCTGGCTCTGGCGATCCACTTCGCGACCGGCGGCGAGGTCGGCGCGCACGAGGTTGCGCCGCACATCTGGCACGACGCCCGGGCCGTCCCCAACGAGCTGCCCCCGCACCTCATTGAGCGGCGCCGGCAGCGCGACGAATCCCGCTCGAAGCCCGCATGCGCCTCGAAATCCTGA
- a CDS encoding helix-turn-helix domain-containing protein translates to MLAGKMNPSRPKTDWTPRIVSDYRALVQCLRDRKDDLGISLLELDERSGLQVGYSGKLLGAGMVRTLGPLSMGLMLGALGLELMVVERGSAVVNPARDRALALHREGLSARAISKALRVNRSTVQLWLRGGRHWRKDTK, encoded by the coding sequence ATGCTTGCTGGCAAGATGAACCCCAGCCGTCCAAAGACGGATTGGACGCCGCGCATCGTGAGTGACTACCGCGCGCTCGTCCAATGCCTGCGGGACAGGAAGGATGATCTCGGAATCTCGCTCCTGGAATTGGACGAGCGGTCCGGCTTGCAGGTCGGTTACTCTGGAAAACTGCTCGGGGCCGGCATGGTGCGGACGTTGGGGCCGCTGAGCATGGGGTTGATGCTCGGGGCGCTCGGGCTCGAACTGATGGTGGTCGAGCGGGGCTCGGCGGTGGTCAATCCGGCGCGCGACCGGGCGTTGGCGCTGCACCGGGAAGGGTTGTCGGCGCGGGCCATCTCGAAGGCGCTGCGCGTGAACCGGTCCACGGTCCAGCTATGGTTGAGGGGCGGGCGCCATTGGCGCAAGGACACAAAATAA
- a CDS encoding PD-(D/E)XK nuclease-like domain-containing protein yields the protein MLPTIEFLERGHVGAPGLYQMPAEAYYEDPCPEPSLTQSIVKTLLSRSPAHAWIEHPRLNPKFERPDPTQYDVGIVAHRLMIGLGRDIIILREYENWMKSAAKEARAQAAKEGILAVLGKDFDRAERMVNAAKETIARAAVHDPALDGLFDPERGNGEVVAVTNSGGVWRRGSLDWLSNDLLTIADYKTTGMSAAPHVMSKRIIDAGYDIQSPYYISLLDELHREGVGRRRFIFVVQEDEPPFALTFIELCETAQTVGREKIETAKAIWCGCLKAGDWPAYPLHVQRPDYPAWAAAQWMLRAATDNTLVVPSPDRQAAIDIRTLSAG from the coding sequence ATGCTACCAACCATTGAGTTTCTGGAGCGCGGCCATGTCGGCGCTCCCGGCCTCTACCAGATGCCGGCAGAGGCGTATTATGAGGACCCGTGCCCGGAACCGTCGCTGACGCAGTCCATCGTCAAGACGCTTCTTTCCCGCTCTCCGGCTCACGCCTGGATCGAGCATCCGCGGCTCAACCCCAAATTCGAGCGGCCCGACCCGACGCAGTATGACGTCGGCATCGTTGCCCACCGTCTCATGATCGGGCTCGGGCGCGACATCATCATCCTCCGCGAATACGAGAACTGGATGAAGTCCGCCGCCAAGGAGGCGCGGGCGCAGGCCGCCAAGGAGGGGATTCTCGCCGTCCTCGGCAAGGACTTCGACCGTGCCGAGCGCATGGTCAACGCGGCCAAGGAGACGATTGCGCGCGCCGCGGTCCACGATCCGGCTCTCGATGGCCTGTTCGACCCCGAGCGCGGCAACGGCGAGGTGGTCGCGGTCACGAACAGCGGCGGCGTCTGGCGGCGCGGCTCCTTGGACTGGCTGTCCAACGACCTCCTCACCATCGCCGACTACAAGACGACCGGCATGTCGGCGGCGCCGCACGTCATGTCGAAGCGCATCATCGACGCCGGCTACGACATCCAGTCCCCCTACTACATCAGCCTGTTGGACGAGCTGCACCGCGAGGGCGTCGGCCGGCGCCGGTTCATCTTCGTTGTGCAGGAGGACGAACCGCCGTTCGCGCTGACGTTCATCGAGCTGTGCGAGACCGCGCAGACGGTTGGGCGCGAGAAGATCGAGACGGCAAAGGCGATCTGGTGCGGATGCCTGAAGGCCGGAGATTGGCCGGCATATCCGCTCCACGTCCAGCGGCCCGACTATCCCGCCTGGGCCGCGGCGCAGTGGATGCTTCGCGCCGCCACCGACAACACCCTCGTCGTCCCGTCCCCGGACAGGCAGGCGGCCATCGACATCCGCACCTTGAGCGCAGGTTGA
- a CDS encoding helix-turn-helix domain-containing protein produces the protein MIDRSAFISARVAIGMSQSELAEAVGCAQQTIGAIEAGHTKSSKLLPRIADILGVSVLDLDKDFLVPTKTPAAKNYAVETSCTVLELRSLAIKRASDGTVTTQFQPGSVGSISIGNGLGGGSYAVVVALDDMAPELRPGETAVVDGAATPLAGELHIFQSADGGVMFRNLVSADHAEGVYVVESWKSKSRETINACDWPLIQRVIGKFARK, from the coding sequence ATGATTGATCGTTCCGCGTTTATCTCAGCGAGAGTTGCAATCGGCATGTCTCAGTCGGAATTGGCTGAGGCTGTCGGTTGTGCTCAGCAGACAATCGGAGCGATTGAGGCTGGCCATACGAAATCATCAAAATTGCTTCCGAGGATTGCGGACATTCTTGGTGTGAGCGTTCTTGATCTAGACAAAGATTTCCTGGTGCCAACCAAGACGCCGGCCGCGAAGAATTATGCCGTTGAGACGAGCTGCACTGTCCTTGAGCTTCGCTCGCTCGCGATAAAGCGCGCATCGGACGGCACCGTCACCACGCAGTTTCAACCCGGGTCGGTCGGGTCGATTTCTATCGGCAACGGCCTGGGGGGCGGCTCATATGCGGTTGTCGTCGCGCTCGACGACATGGCTCCGGAGCTTCGGCCCGGCGAGACAGCGGTTGTTGATGGGGCGGCGACGCCGCTGGCCGGAGAGTTGCACATCTTCCAGTCCGCCGATGGGGGCGTGATGTTCCGCAACCTCGTGTCGGCTGACCATGCGGAAGGCGTCTATGTCGTCGAGAGCTGGAAGTCGAAAAGCCGCGAAACCATAAATGCTTGCGATTGGCCCCTTATTCAGCGCGTTATCGGGAAGTTTGCGCGCAAGTGA